The nucleotide sequence GGCTGATGATCGATTCCATTCCCGTTTTTGAAAACAATTCAAAAACATTCGGCCCGACGGAAATCGCGATGCGCTGGGGAGATAATGAAATCGCCACTTACTCAAGACCGCTCTACCGTCTGAATTCAGGTTACAGCCCAAGCGCTGTCGACATGCTTTCAAGCAAAGAAATTGTCAGCCAGCTGAAGCAGAAAAAAAGCATCGAACCGGACAAAGTGAAGCGGGTCTTCCCTGCTTATGAAATGTCGGCAACAGCAGAGCCGAGAATCGTTGCCATCAAACCTTATTGGTACGCTGAAACAACGGGCGGCCAATACGTGAAACTGCATACCGAAACGCTTGGAGGGAACAGCGATGGACTGGAGTAAAACGAAAACCATTTTCATTCTGGCTTTCCTTGTCCTAAACACCTTCTTAGCCATTCAATATTTCAATATCGTCATCACCAACAGCCGGTATGATGTCATTAAAGAGCCGCTAATCGAGGAGCAGCTTGCGGCAGAGGGCATTACGTACAAGAAGCTCCCGGAAGGCAATGAAACTGGCGCCTACATTACGGCTGAGAGCAAGGTGTTTACAGAGGAAGAGCTGAAGTCCCTCCCTGCCCAGGACGTACTGAATCTCGAGGATGAAATTACGTCCCTGCGGGCGGAATTTGAAAAGCCCTTCACCCTGCCTGAAACAAACACACAAAGCAAGCTTAATCAGATTGTGAGAGAAAACATTCTCTCGGGCGACCAATATGCCTTCTGGAAAACGGACAACGTGAAAAACACGATCATCTACATCCAGACCTACAATGACCGGCTTGTGTTTCAGGACCTGTCAGCCGACCAGAAAATCGGGATGCTGACCCTGTTTTTAAACGATAAAAATCAGCTCGTCAGCTATGAGCAGACGCTGCTTGAAAACATTCAGGACCTTGAGGGCAAGCAGGACACGCTCCCTGCCATTAAGGCGCTTGAGGCCCTTTACAACAAGAATGACTTAAAACCGAATAGCACGGTGACAGAGGTTCAGTTCGGCTATTATACGCCGTTCCCGCTCTCGGGCGAACAGATCCTCGCCCCGACCTGGCACATCGTCGTCAATGATTCGGAGGATTATTACGTAAATGCATTAGAAGGACAGGTCATCCGTTCTAATGAAAAATTGGAGTGAACGCAATGAGTCTGCAATTCAGTGTTCTCGCAAGCGGAAGCACGGGAAATGCAACATATGTCGAAACAGTCAAGCACTCTCTGCTCGTTGATGCCGGATTCAGCGGCAAGCAGATGGAAGCCCTGTTTCAGCAGATCGGAAGAAAAATCAACAAGCTGTCAGGTATACTCGTAACCCATGAGCACAGCGACCACATCAAAGGACTGGGCATCCTGGCACGCAAGTACAATCTGCCTGTCTATGCCAACGAAAAAACGTGGCAGGCGATGGAAGGACTGATTGGAGCGATCCATCCCGACCAGAAATTCATCTTCCAGACCGGGACCGTTCAATCGTTCGGCGGAATCGACGTCGAATCATTCGGCGTGTCCCATGACGCGGCCGAGCCGATGTTCTACACCTTCCACCACGAAGGGAAAAAGCTAGCTCTGATCACAGACACCGGATATGTCAGCGACAGAATGAAAGGCATCATCCACAATGCGGATGCCTTCGTGTTTGAAAGCAACCATGACGTCGACATGCTGCGCATGGGCCACTATCCGTGGAGCGTCAAGCGCCGGATCCTGAGCGATGTCGGCCACGTTTCCAATGAAGACGCGGCGCTTGCCATGACCGATGTCATCGGCGACAAAACAAAACGCATCTACCTTGCCCATCTCAGCAAAGACAACAACATGAAAGAGCTCGCCCGCATGTCCGTCCAGCAGACGCTTGAAGGTAAAGGCTACATGCCGGGAGAGCAGTTCGACCTTTACGACACAGACCCAAAAACCCCCACCCCCCTTGTGCTTGTTTAGCACAGCAATTGGAGTTTTTTTAAAGATCCTTGGGTATACTGAATCTATATAACGTCCTGCAAAAGCTCCTGCTAAAAAGGAGCTTTCGCGCTACATAAAAGATGGGTGGGATAACCAATGGGGTACTATGATCAGGACTATGAACACTACAGCCGGAAGCAAAAAGGCAACCGCGGCGGTAAATTTCTGCCCGGGCTGCTGGGCGCCATCCTTGGCGGCCTGCTCGTCCTTTTTTCCGTTCCGATCCTTGCCAACATGAACATCCTTCCTTACGACCTCGCACTCGGCGGGGACGAGGAGGATAAAGAAGACGAAACGCCGAACTCGACCGTTCCATCCCGCAATATCTCAGTGGATGTGAGCACGGCCGTCACGAAGGCGGTAGACAGCGTCTCAAAAGCGGTCGTTGGCGTCGTCAACATCCAGGAAGCGGGATTCTGGAATGAAAAAGGCGAAGCCGGTACCGGATCAGGCGTCATCTACAAAAAAGAAGGCGGAAGTGCCTTCATCGTCACCAACTACCACGTCATTGAAGGAGCCACGCAAATCGAGCTCAGCCTGAGCGACGGCACGCGAATCCCTGCTGAGGTACTCGGCAGCGACGAGCTTATGGACCTTGCTGTTT is from Bacillus sp. FSL H8-0547 and encodes:
- a CDS encoding MBL fold metallo-hydrolase, with protein sequence MSLQFSVLASGSTGNATYVETVKHSLLVDAGFSGKQMEALFQQIGRKINKLSGILVTHEHSDHIKGLGILARKYNLPVYANEKTWQAMEGLIGAIHPDQKFIFQTGTVQSFGGIDVESFGVSHDAAEPMFYTFHHEGKKLALITDTGYVSDRMKGIIHNADAFVFESNHDVDMLRMGHYPWSVKRRILSDVGHVSNEDAALAMTDVIGDKTKRIYLAHLSKDNNMKELARMSVQQTLEGKGYMPGEQFDLYDTDPKTPTPLVLV
- the yycI gene encoding two-component system regulatory protein YycI encodes the protein MDWSKTKTIFILAFLVLNTFLAIQYFNIVITNSRYDVIKEPLIEEQLAAEGITYKKLPEGNETGAYITAESKVFTEEELKSLPAQDVLNLEDEITSLRAEFEKPFTLPETNTQSKLNQIVRENILSGDQYAFWKTDNVKNTIIYIQTYNDRLVFQDLSADQKIGMLTLFLNDKNQLVSYEQTLLENIQDLEGKQDTLPAIKALEALYNKNDLKPNSTVTEVQFGYYTPFPLSGEQILAPTWHIVVNDSEDYYVNALEGQVIRSNEKLE